In Camelina sativa cultivar DH55 chromosome 16, Cs, whole genome shotgun sequence, a single window of DNA contains:
- the LOC104749122 gene encoding serine/threonine-protein kinase ATG1a — translation MESARLVGDYELGPRIGSGSFAVVWLAKHRSSGLEVAVKEIDKKLLSPKVRDNLLKEISILSTIDHPNIIRFYEAIETGDRIFLVLEYCSGGDLAGYINRHGKVPEAVAKHFMRQLALGLQVLQDKHFIHRDLKPQNLLLSSKEVTPLLKIGDFGFARSLTPESMAETFCGSPLYMAPEIIRNQKYDAKADLWSAGAILFQLVTGKPPFDGNNHIQLFHNIVRDTELKFPKDALNEIHPDCVDLCRSLLRRNPIERLTFREFFTHMFLREPRQVPDVERSDTTTSTGKSSLPSAQPISTNRFKSSAENAYRHGSSSSASNSQILMPHLSFEKTRKDTEGQSSSNQFGVVDSLELIEREYVLVNRPSASLEGSSDCFDTSLQDSGLPNFLPRNEKVSSSSLEAQRPLSDVSVPRPASGSYLLTEVQRLTIVHPPTKLQVLHQYAQVLTELAREMGNTGQVKESFAVTLVVLAVWRKAIEICDSWMLSVGGENRMNPDPTTAPETSIPDLNSPAPAKTWVTQEFVTAFNQAENTSTQLNETSAATHMPDAMETIYERALAYGKSGGAEEYLSNKESAATLYKKAILLLSFIIEEAVTLSLNPPFSLTPDDKKRILYYISNLQHRRSHL, via the exons ATGGAGTCGGCGCGACTTGTGGGTGACTACGAACTTGGCCCGAGAATTGGGTCAGGTTCGTTCGCTGTGGTGTGGTTAGCGAAGCATCGATCGTCTGGTTTAGAAGTCGCCGTCAAAGAGATTGATAAGAAACTTCTTAGCCCTAAAGTTAGAGATAACCTTCTTAAAGAGATTTCGATCCTTAGCACCATCGATCATCCTAATATCATCCGTTTCTACGAAGCTATCGAG aCTGGAGATAGGATCTTTCTTGTGTTGGAGTATTGTAGTGGAGGTGATCTTGCTGGTTACATCAATCGCCATGGGAAAGTACCAGAAGCTGTTGCTAAACATTTTATGAGGCAATTgg CTTTAGGGTTACAAGTACTTCAAGACAAGCATTTTATTCACCGTGATTTAAAGCCTCAG AATTTACTTTTATCTTCCAAGGAAGTAACTCCACTGCTTAAAATAGGAGATTTTGGTTTTGCAAG gTCTTTAACACCAGAGAGCATGGCTGAGACATTTTGTGGTTCTCCATTGTATATGGCTCCAGAAATTATCCGGAACCAAAAGTATGATGCTAAG GCTGATCTATGGAGTGCCGGTGCAATTTTGTTTCAACTTGTTACTGGGAAACCGCCTTTTGATGGAAATAATCACATCCAG CTTTTTCATAATATTGTGAGAGACACTGAGTTGAAATTTCCTAAAGATGCTTTAAATGAGATTCATCCAGATTGTGTTGATCTGTGCAGAAGCCTTCTCCGCCGAAACCCAA TTGAACGCTTGACATTCCGAGAGTTCTTTACTCACATGTTCCTTCGAGAGCCAAG ACAAGTGCCGGATGTTGAGCGTTCTGATACTACTACCTCTACGGGGAAATCATCTTTGCCCTCCGCACAACCGATTAGTACAAACCGTTTCAAATCAAGTGCAGAGAATGCATACAGACATGGGAGTTCCTCTAGTGCCTCAAATTCTCAAATTTTAATGCCACATCTCTCTTTTGAGAAGACTAGAAAAGACACTGAAGGACAAAGCTCATCAAACCAATTTGGAG TTGTAGACTCACTTGAGCTCATAGAGAGAGAGTATGTTCTTGTAAACCGTCCTTCTGCCTCTCTGGAAGGTTCATCAGATTGTTTTGACACATCTTTGCAAGATTCCGGGTTACCTAATTTCTTACCCAGGAATGAAAAAGTTTCATCGAGTTCACTTGAAGCACAGAGACCATTATCGGATGTGTCTGTTCCACGACCAGCAAGCGGATCATATCTGTTAACAGAAGTTCAACGCTTAACAATTGTCCATCCTCCAACTAAGCTCCAAGTTTTGCATCAGTATGCACAAGTACTTACAGAATTAGCTCGCGAGATG GGCAACACAGGACAGGTAAAGGAATCTTTTGCTGTTACTCTCGTCGTTTTAGCTGTCTGGAGAAAAGCCATAGAGATATGCGATTCTTGGATGTTATCCGTTGGAGGAGAGAATAGAATGAACCCTGATCCAACCACAGCTCCTGAGACTTCAATTCCAGATTTAAATTCACCTGCACCAGCTAAAACTTGGGTGACACAAGAGTTTGTTACAGCGTTTAACCAAGCCGAGAATACATCAACTCAACTAAACGAAACAAGTG CTGCCACTCATATGCCTGACGCCATGGAAACAATATACGAGAGGGCGCTAGCATACGGCAAGAGTGGTGGG GCTGAAGAGTATTTGAGTAACAAAGAAAGTGCAGCAACATTATACAAGAAAGCAATTCTTCTACTCTCCTTTATAATCGAGGAAGCAGTGACCCTATCTCTAAACCCTCCTTTCTCATTAACCCCTGACGACAAGAAGAGGATTCTCTACTACATCTCTAACTTGCAGCATCGTCGGTCGCATCTTTAG
- the LOC104749123 gene encoding transcription factor bHLH67-like, whose amino-acid sequence MERFQGHINPCFSNRKADVKSLEVQGFAEVQSFAIKEEEESLQDTVPFLQMLQSEDPSSFFTIKEPNFLTLLSSLQTVKEPWELEHYPEFHSPVRFPISASSMEGTNQALSSQEIFLSQANMTLPSSTSSPPLTANSRRKRKTNNLLPQEMAREKRRRRKTKPSKNIEEIEHQRVNHIAVERNRRRQMNEHISSLRALLPPSYIQRGDQASIVGGAINYVKVLEQIIQSLETQKRRQQSSEGNASNHLSGISSNELWTTREDQSCIPKIEATVIQNHVSLKVECLKKQGQLLEGIVSLEKLRLTVLHLNITSSSHSSVSYSFQLKMEDDCELESADKITAAVHQIFDIPTI is encoded by the exons ATGGAGAGGTTTCAAGGACACATCAACCCCTGT TTTTCGAATCGGAAAGCGGATGTGAAAAGCCTAGAAGTTCAAGGATTTGCCGAGGTTCAAAGCTTTGCcattaaagaagaggaagaaagcttACAAGATACAGTTCCATTCCTACAGATGCTGCAAAGTGAAGACCCCTCATCGTTTTTTACAATCAAAGAGCCAAACTTTCTAACGCTATTGTCGTCTCTTCAAACCGTCAAAGAGCCTTGGGAACTCGAACACTATCCGGAGTTTCATTCACCCGTTCGCTTCCCGATTTCAGCATCATCCATGGAAGGAACAAATCAAGCTTTGTCAAGCCAAGAAATTTTCTTAAGCCAAGCAAACATGACACTCCCTTCTTCTACATCATCCCCACCACTCACTGCAAATTCAAGACGAAAGCGCAAAACCAACAACTTGCTCCCACAAGAAATGGCTCgagaaaagagaaggaggaggaagaccAAACCAAGTAAAAACATTGAAGAGATTGAGCATCAAAGAGTAAACCACATTGCTGTTGAACGAAACCGACGGCGTCAAATGAACGAACATATCAGCTCCCTCCGTGCCCTTCTCCCACCTTCCTACATCCAACGa GGAGACCAAGCGTCTATAGTAGGAGGAGCTATAAACTACGTGAAGGTCCTCGAGCAAATCATACAATCTCTTGAAACGCAAAAGAGAAGGCAACAAAGCAGTGAGGGAAACGCGAGTAATCATCTctcaggcatttcgtcgaacgaGTTGTGGACGACTCGGGAAGATCAAAGTTGCATCCCCAAAATCGAAGCTACAGTGATACAAAACCACGTCAGCCTAAAAGTTGAATGTCTGAAGAAACAAGGACAACTTCTCGAAGGAATCGTTTCACTAGAAAAGCTTAGACTCACTGTTCTTCATCTCAATATCACATCTTCATCTCactcctctgtttcttattCCTTCCAACTCAAG ATGGAGGATGACTGCGAGTTAGAATCGGCCGATAAGATTACGGCGGCGGTGCATCAGATATTCGATATTCCGACGATTTga